The window GGTGCCCCGAGTCAAAGCTCATCGATTTCCTTGCCTCGGGAATGTGCAGGATTTTGTTCAGTATTTAGCTTGAATTTTAGTGTCGACGAGTGTGCGAGTAACTCACTACCACAAAGGACACCGTTGCTTCccccaatctttttttttttgtcttttcattttcacGTTGGCACTCGTGGAATGCCTAGCCAGCGGGTGCCTTGTAAGGGTTGGCACTGGTTAGTCGCTGAGTCAGGCTGCTCCATGAAACATGTGGCATCGTGTATTAGTGCCAGACGAGGGCTGATTATGTACTATGTGGTGCCGTGTGTTGTGCTCAGGATATGTGAGTGGAGCGTGCGGGCCAGTGTGCGGTGGTGTCAGCACTGTCTGCGGTAAttattgtggtgtttgtgtcacTGTGGTGCATAGGTGTACAGTACAAGGTGCAGACTGAAccaacgagtttttttttttttttttcctttacaatgATACAGTAGCTGTTCGAGTTCATAGTTATAAGCGTATCTTGCTTGAAGCCAAAGAATGTATGCATATCACTACAAATCAATCGCGTGAAGGCAGCAATGTGACATGCTGTGGTGAGTGAGTTACGATTACAGTGAAAGTGTTGGTGTTTCAGGATGGTTCGTCTCATCGCTGACGAGTTCCTAACAGAAGAGCGGGACAGGAAGTACTACGCTGACCACTACAGGTGTTGGCCGCCGCCGCTCTTCATCATCGCTGTCACTCTAGTCCAGGTGAGTCAGCAAAGCTTACTCCACAATGCCATGGGTTGTATGGGTGTGGCACAGCGCTGTGGTAAGCCTGCAGAGCAGGACGCCTGTGGAAGTGAAGCTGTACCATTGTGATGGGTGATGGGAACCGAGGATGACATCATGTCTTGCCATACCTTGCTCTGCCTGCacatttgtacacacacacacacacacgcacacacacacacacacacactctgtctctctgtctgtcatcgCTTCCCGACCTGCTTGACACAAGTGAATCCGTGGGGCGCGTGGCTGGAAGTAAACGCAGTCTGGGCGTAGGCGTTCCAAAAGTGAattgaaagagaagggaaaggagaaactcGGCGCGAAGGACAGTTCATCGATCCTCTCGGTGACCAAATATCAGCCTGATCACCCCGTTGCCTGGATACAAGATGTCAACAAACACCAGTCATGAGGtgccaggaaggaggaggaggcagcggcggcagATAGTCAGGGAGGGagcgtgtatctctctctctctctctctctctctctcaaacggaATTTTAGTTGGCAGCGTGGTGGACTAGGTGGTGGCTTGAATAAAAACCAtgtaggggaggggaggagattaGAAATTTGGTTGTGTTTCCTCATGAATTTATGAAGTTATGTGGCCGAAGAGAGAAATGCATGCAGGTGTGGGCGTTGTGTTGTTCCCTGCCTGGCCGTGATAGAAGCAGTCCAAATATTTACGCCGTGCTGCAGCCATCACTTGAAGCGCGTTCACTCCGACCTCCAGCCTTTTCCTTctactattcctctctctctctctctctctctctctctctctctctctctctctctctctctctctctctctctctctcacacacacacacacacacacaccgcgtagtgtagtggtaagcacgctctactcacaatcgagaggccccgggtttgagtccagggaagcggcgaggcaaatgggcaagcctcttatgtgtagcccctgttcacctagcagtaaataggtacggaatgtaactcgaggggttgtggccttgctttcccggtgtgtggagtgtgttgtggtctcagtcctatccgaagatcggtctatgagctccgagctcgctctgtaaaagggaggactggctgggtgaccagcagacgaccatggtggtgaattaaatacacacacacatcacaggtACTGCactattctttcccttcatcaggCCGTGGGTCGATAATTTGTGAGCTATTCAATATCAGTAGAAACCCATCAAGGTCCCTCGTCCTCTGCTTCCAGTtcatcctcttccccctcctcataCAGCTGCAACTGAATCTCATGAAaaggcttctcctcctcctcctcctcctcctcctcctcctcctcctcctcgatccaTGATCTCGCTACCTTTACATGTTAACGGGGCAACATGCAGGCCTATACAGTATCACATAAGGTTTGTGTGTCTGGATAGTGTGTCTGCGccagatgaaatggaaagaGTTGAAAGTATGTGCAGTAAACCCGGCATTCCTATACGCACTGTACACTACACACACCAAAGTATCATCGCATTTGCCGAGACACAAGCCCAGAGAGAAATGACGATCTGCTGccaacctttccctctcctccctcgtgGCTTTTTAAGGTTACATGCTTTTTAATCATCCAAGAACAAGTACAGTGCAGAGAATGGATTTGTCTCTCAGCCTCTcaattttgtgtatatatatgcaaGGCGTGGCATGTTGTAGGTAGGCTAGGGTGGAGGAGTGAATGAGCCAAGTGGTGCAGGAGAAAGGATGGTTGTTGCAAAGAGTGTAGAGGGATAAGGAAGGTCTCATTGCTTAGTGCCTCAGTGTTTCCGGTGTAGTGTGCAAATTTACAGTGAGAATTATAGGTTGTTATGTTATTAGGagaaacttttcttcttttcctcttacaaaATTTACTCTTCGTtctatgcgctctctctctctctctctctctctctctctctctctctctctctctctctctctctctctctctctctctctctgccgccgccgcctctgcttgggaagagagagagagaatgtttagtaTACCAACAGACAAGGAAGGATAATCCCTTGAGTCTCTATTGGCAGGgaaactgtggtggtggtggtgatggtggacgtCAGGTGGTACGCGGGcccaagaaaggaaagggactcACGAATGGTGTTGGGGCTTTGCGATGGAGGATGGCCAAGTGTCTGTTACTCTCGGCTGCCATTTTGCCTACCTTGCTTCCTTCAATATACGTTTTCCATTCTCCACCTTTCAAAACACTCCTCCACTTCATGCTATACTGTGCATACTTGTATCCTCACTTCCTGCtgttttcctcgtcctcttccattCACCGTTCACCCTCTGCCATCCACTAAACATTGTCTTTACAATACTATGTCTTCATACACTGACCATCTGAGGCTGGCAGCTTAGAGTGGATAGTGGCGTGGTGTGGAATAATCTCATTACGGAGTGAAATTAACTAGTGCTAGGTGAAGTGGAGGCACGTGTCACCTTTCCCTCGCGAGCCTCCTTGTTTCATCAGGCAATAAtgatgtgtggctgtgtggtggATATGAGAGGATGTGGTGGAGGACGGGATGAGCACAAGATAGGATGCAGGTGTCCCGTCCTCCGTCGTGTCCTGACCGAGACTCCCGTCCTCCCGTCTCCCACACGTGTGAGAGTCAGCTGGAAGACGCCGCGCCTCACCAGACACTCCAGACTAGGCGGCCTCCACGCGATGCTGTCCCATGATTACCTGCTCCCTTGGTGGTCTGTCCATGTCACCAAacttgccgccgccgccacctgcctCCTACACAGTTTCTTCCACCCTGTCTCATATTCCAAGCCTCCCACGACCATCACAACTGTGGCCACTTCATCTGATTATTTCTAGCTCTGGTATCGTTGTATGGTGCCAGTTTAGTAGCTGTTCACCACCACCCTACCTACATACATGGCGAGGCACTCACTTTATTCCGTTATGAGCTGCGGTGGGGCAGTCGCCGCCACATGTGTCCCCAGTGGTATGTAATCAACCACTGGGCCACAGGCACGCTccgctctacacacacacacacacacacacacacacacacacacacacacacacacacacacacacacacttaggcaACAAATTCAGTTTACATTCGCTAGGTATCTAAGGGATCGAAACTCAAGAATAACAAGATGAATGACGTGTGATTTGTTCTTCGGCAAGGTTTCGAATAGGGTGAGGGCAAGCGACGGTGAAAGGCTGTGATGGCAGTTTTGTGGCTGGAGTGTGACGCTGAGCCAAGTATAGTCactgaactacacacacacacacacacacacacacacacacacacacacacacacacacacacacacacgtactgctCTAGTTTTACACTGTCCATATTTTACGTCATCACTTCGTCACCTAGTGTTTATAATTGTGATGGCCGACAAGGAGCTGTCATGCAGGAGAGTGCGTGCCTGCTTggttctgtggtggtggtggtggttgctgcaAAGCCTGAGGAGATCGTGTGCGAGGTATGGATGGAGTGAAGTCCTGTATCACGAGCATTAGTATTAACTTTGTGCTCACCGATCTGAAGGAgagcaaagaggaaaaagagcatAAGGTTCACGGTGATAGAGGTTCCAGCCTGTGTGACACTGTCTGCCCGTCCTCATTCGCGCTGTTCACGCGCCTCGCTTGCAACAACACCATTGCAACTGCACACTTTATCTATGTTCTTTAGAAGGTGAATTCCTCTTGTACACAAGTAACGGACGATGGGAATTATATATTAAAGAGGAGTTCCTGATGCAGTGTGCGTACAAAGGAAGCATGTAACCAGATATAAATGCATGTGTGTCTGGTCAGTCCTGATGCTGAGTCCCCTCCGGGTATCTTGTATGGGAAGATCTCTCCTGCGCCAAGTCTTATGTCAACCGTCAGTGGCGGTAGAGTATTCGCCAAAAATATTCGTTCGCGGTGGTATCTCATGCACCCCACACGAGGCAGTCAGGGTGCACTTCCTGCCTTCCAGCTATGGCTTGTTGCGGAGGTGTAGTGGTTTTGTTTACATGTGAGAGGTTCATGCTAATTCTGTAACGTTAGTGGGAGTGAGAGCTTCGGCGCCTCCCTCGCGGTGTTACACAAGAGCGGCGGTGTCCTGCAGTGCTGCGTGCTGCGGTCCTGTCTGGCTTGTCACCACGTGCCACTCAACAAAAAGCCTCAGACGCCATACTTGTTGACTGGTAGCAGGAGATATTCAGCGGGCAAACTTAGCCAGCCGCGCCACCTGTAGAGTTTAGGCAACGATCGTAAGTTTGTGGCACCGTGGGGATGCCTGACGGTCGTGCCAGAGGAGGAGGTGCCAACGGTACCAACCACCCATTGCAACCACCTAGAAACACTTCCGCTCATGTTTTGTGACCTTAATGTGTCTTTTTTGGAGAGATGGCTACGGTGGTGATGAAGCGAAGGGCAGGTCAAAGATGACACGAGTAGACATTGAGGTGGTAGGGACATGGCGCCCGTCTCTTGCCCAGTTACATCCCCCAAACTGCATCCATGTTTATTTCTGGCTAGGCACGTGTTTTGTAAGGTAGCGGCAGCGAGTAATGGGGAACACCACTTCCTGCTTGACGGTAGTCGTGTTCCTCCTCGCATCTGTGGGTCTAGAAAAGTCTCCAAGGAATTGAGGCATTAGAAGTGTTAGTAAAAATGGGTTGTAGTTGTGTGAGTGGAGGCGTGAGGCTCGGCTTGGCacagctccctccctccctctgcatGACATCAGCTGAGAGGATGGCGCCGTCGGGGGTCACCAAAGTATGCCGCGGCCCGTCCTTCTAACTACTGCGACGTGTGCTGCCAGCCAAAGACAAATGCTATATAGCTGAATATCGGCGTGGCTTTTGCTGATAAGAGAACACCAATGGAGATTGTCTCCGGGATATAGGAAACAGAGTTCATGCGTGAAGGAAATGTTTTTTCAGATTTATTGTATCCACCATTCCAGTGCTTGATACCGTAGCGACAGGCATGCAGCattaagtttgtttattttcaaatatttcattgTATCGTAAATCTGTGCATAGTCATTCATTGTCGTTGTTTGTCCGCAGCTCGGGGTGTTCGCCTACTACACTATCATCACTGGCGAGATGAACGTGGCGGGACCTGTGGCCGTGGATTCGCCTTTCATCTACAGACCAGACAAGCGGCAGCAAGTCTGGAGATTCATCTTCTACGCCTACCTTCACGCGGGGTGAGTAGCACGATACAATGAAACTTCATGCGTGGCGCGTGAACAGATAGTCGCTTATATGCTGTATTCCACGCAGTCCACAATTTACTGATAGTGTCATGAAAAAATGGCATGATTCGTTGTCAAGTTGGaaatattgtttattgtttgtgttctgCCTTCAGATGGGTTCACTTGGCCTTTAACTTGCTGGTGCAGCTGCTGGTGGGCCTCCCGCTGGAGATGGTGCACGGATCAGCCAGGATAGGTACAGTGTATCTGGCTGGGGTTCTCGCCGGTTCCCTCGGCACCTCCGTCTTCGATGCGGACGTGTATCTTGTGGGGGCGTCGGGTGGAGTGTACGCCCTGCTCGCGGCGCACCTCGCCAACGTGCTTATTAATTACAATAATATGCAGTTCGGCATCCTCAGACTTATCGGCGTCTTTTTCGTTGGTGAGTAACCGATGATTCTTTCACACCTTGCCAAACTGCTGACTTTATTCTATAGGACTAAATCGTATTTAAGGCAACTTGTCGCCCGTTCTTACAGGTAGGTAGGCTGAAATTTTCAGGGAGgaataactacacacacacacacacacacacacacacacacacacacacacaacagagagagagagagagagagagagagagagagagaatcaattaaAGGTGTATGTATGAGAGTGGTCTGCATAAAGCATCAAAAGTCTGAAGGGGagcagagaggaaaaagagcagAAGGTTCACGGTGATAGAGGTTCCAGCATTGAATGGAGTGGTGCGGCCTGCATGTGTAGGAAGAAAAGTGGTTGGTTTTGGGTGGACAGGAATAGCTTGGGGTGTGTTGCCTTCGTGACACGGCTCGTGTTCCATGGCACTCGTGGGTATTGCAatgcacaccaccaccgctgccttcCAAGATATTATTTTATCCCTGGATGACAACGCCTGCTAATTATTTACAAACTTTGTAGATTAATGCATCCCTTGCTTAGAGCCTTCTTACTTGTTACACTTGTAAGCTTTCATCAAACTAGCCAGGATACCAACGTGCACATATAGGCCTATTACTGcagcataaaaaagaaaagccaaATCTTTAAtcacccttctttctctttatcgcAGCGAGCGCTGACGTGGGTTTCGCGATCTACGACAGGTACGCGCACGAGACTGTTGGTCTGCCTGTGTCGTACGTGGCGCACCTCACAGGGGCGCTGGCGGGTCTCACTCTGGGCTTGGTCGTCCTTAAGAACTTTGAGCAGCGCCTCCACGAGCAGCTGCTGTGGTGGGTGGCCCTCGGGGTGTACGCAGCCTGCACTCTGTTCGCTGTGCTGTTCAACCTGCTGCACCCGTATCCGTACCTGGGTGTGGCTCAGGGGTTACTGCTGTAAGTGACTGGTGTGTACAGGCGGCGTCTCTGGCGTTGCCCCCCCCCCCTTCTATGGTGCTGTGACTCAAGCCAAAGTTCGTCTCGCTCATACTGGTGAAAGTGACCTAGTATTAGACGCCCAAAATCAAAGGTACCTCggctaccttttctttttttcttttttttttcgttatttatttatttgttttttattattttttttttacatatataacgggagacagaaaagagatatttattattagtatcaaaTTCTAGATTTTCCTGTACAGTTCTACAATTATTATATTCCATGCTTGTTATATACTACGTATATGTAATGCCTAGTCAAACCCAACATTTCCAAAGGAtctttcttctctacctctATACATCaccattttattattgttagacatatttactatcattattattattattattattattattattattattattattattatatcatcatcattattattattattatttactattattattattattattattattattattattattaccaccattattattattattattaccattattattattattattattattattattattatcattattattattactattatcattattattattgtcattattattattgtcattattattattattattattattattatcattatcattatcattatcattattataattataagtcaataataataatatactattatttgattattattattattattattattatcattattattattattattattgttattattattattatcgtcacttGTTAAACATATTGGAAGTCTTTTTCATGTTCGTTTCGCAATCGGTGTTACACTCGCCAGTCACTCTGCTCATCATTCTCATTGTCACCACGATACTGGCTGACCTGCCACACTGGTTAGCCGCAGCTCTAGTCTGTCTGGTGGTCTTTACGCCTCAAGACGCCAGCACATCGTCAGTCATTGTCATGCCAGAGGGCGGCTGGTGGTAAGCGAAGGGGCTCCACGTCCCAGCCAGCCATCAAAGTCTAATGCAGCTTCCTGGCATTCATAGTCCATTCCTTATTGTTGTTCGAGGAAATATTTAATAGACTTTGtatgagtttgtttgtttgtttgtttgtttttttcattatccttgACCCGTCTGTTTGTTGTCTagtctatttttcattcttttttttttttttttttttttttttgtcatacttCAATGTCGTGAATGCATAAATGACGTAGATGTCTGTCTTTACGTTTTGTATGTTTCTACGTGTCCTAATACTGTGTAAGGAGAATGTTATTTATATCAATAAATTCTTTCTATACAAGTTATTTGAATTCATCTTCGTTTATGACAGACTCGTATGAATGTATTTTTATCCACACATGACCGTTCAATGTTCCCTTATTGATGTGCAAAGGTGTTAGATGATGAACAACCATCCCCTGCAAAGAGgaaacaaggtgtgtgtgtggatggttgggtgggtgggtgtgtgcgtgcttgcgtgtggGTGGGGGGGAGGTTTCAGCCCACCCAAGCATCACACTATGGTAACTTGACTCTCTGGGAATTAATGAAAGTGGCCATTACGACGAGTCCAGTATGTGAtcaaggtgaatcacacacacacatgggatgggatgggaccATCTCGATCTcagcagacagacaagcaatgggatgtgacttttttttttcttttttgctgatTGGAATAACAAACAATGAAGCAAATAATTCATAACACAGGGAATAATGACACAGAAAAAGTGATAACAAAACCACGGCACAAATGTTTGTTATCTTTATCCCAATAGCCTCAAAGATCTAAAAAGTAGACACTGAAGA of the Portunus trituberculatus isolate SZX2019 chromosome 42, ASM1759143v1, whole genome shotgun sequence genome contains:
- the LOC123517767 gene encoding protein rhomboid-like isoform X2, with the protein product MSGKRSRSFKCAVHHRDRQVASENDFHLLFHEPPIFNKMVRLIADEFLTEERDRKYYADHYRCWPPPLFIIAVTLVQLGVFAYYTIITGEMNVAGPVAVDSPFIYRPDKRQQVWRFIFYAYLHAGWVHLAFNLLVQLLVGLPLEMVHGSARIGTVYLAGVLAGSLGTSVFDADVYLVGASGGVYALLAAHLANVLINYNNMQFGILRLIGVFFVASADVGFAIYDRYAHETVGLPVSYVAHLTGALAGLTLGLVVLKNFEQRLHEQLLWWVALGVYAACTLFAVLFNLLHPYPYLGVAQGLLL